AGAGCTTAACTACACCCCGCGTAGCTGGGCGCCGTTTGCGCCTGCAAGGGTTAACGCACAAGCCGTATTGGATAACCCCAACGCCAATCAAGCCGAGGTCAATTGGGCAACCGCCGCTTTGCGTGATACCATGAACGCACTTGTCATTCGCGCTGATGTAACGGCGTTGCAGAACTTGGTCAATGCCGCCAACTTGCGAATTGAAGCAAACTACACCACCGAAAGCTGGGCGCACCTCGTGCGTGCGCTTGGCTATGCTAACGCAATCATCAACGAGCCGAACGAGAGCCAAGCTGTTGTAAACGCACGCGCAGCAGCCTTGCAAGGTGCGCTAAACGCGCTTGTACACCCTATATTCGATATTCAACTTATAGTCGAGGACGAGATTGTGTTCTCCACAGAAACCGAGGGCTATGCCGCAATCTCACCCCGCAATGTGTCGATTGTCAACATCGGCAATCAGCCGACCGGCGAAGTGACAATTACATTGTCCGGCGCAACCCCAAGCGCATTTACACTCAGTACAACAACGATTGATAACATTGCGCCCTATTGGAGTGGCAGCTTCACAATTGCACCGGCCCTCGGCCTTGCGCCCGGGATATATACCGCAACGGTCACTGTCCAAACGGCGCATAACACAGCGCAATTTGATGTTACCTTTACCGTACACGCAATCCCACCATTCCGCTGGTCGCTATGGTTGTTACTTAGACAGGTAGAAGTATACCATTCACGCGGATTTACGCCTGAAAGCTGGGTGCCCTTTGCCGAGGCGCGTAGCCATGCGCAAGCCGTTCACGATGACCCTGATGCAATACAGTCACAGATTGACGACGCTTACGACACTTTACGCGAGGCAAGAGCAGGTCTTGATTTGATGTTCTTGCTATGGAACCCGTTTGAAGACATCCATCGCGGTCAGTGGTTTTATTATTATGTGCAAGCAGCGTTCAGCAATCAAATCATGCTCGGCACGAACCCTACGACATTTTCGCCATATATGTCATTCTCACGTGCACAAGCGGCGGTGATGTTCCACCGCATGATGGACGATGTGGAGCCGATTCCATTCGAGCCGATTTTCACTGATGTGCATGACGAGCGTTGGCATACCGACGCCATCATGTGGGCGGCACACAATGATTTGATGCGTGGTGTGGGGTATGTCGCACCTTCACCTGGTGCCGACAGTTCTGACATATTGGGTCCAGCGGCACGCTGGTTTGACCCGCATCGCGACCTTATGCGCGTGGAACTGGCAGTGTTTTTCCATCGCTATGCCGCGTTCTTAGGGCATGACACCACGGTACGGCAAAGTGAGCGATGGAGCAATTATGAGGACATTCACCTATTGCACTCATGGGGCATCGATGCCATGATGTGGGCGGAGTATCATGGGTTGTTATCCATGCGGGCAGATAACTTGCTCATGCCAAATGCGGCGGCCATGCGTTATGAGGCTGCGGTGGTCATGACACGCTTTTGGGATGCCTTTGGCTGGTGATAGCTAAAAGGTAGTGCTTAGCGTAATCCATAGGGGTGTCACCTCGTTTGGTTTTTTCGATGTCTATTTACAATGGACTTCCGGCGAGAGAGCGGACAGCATCTTTTTCATCAGATGAATACATATAAGTTCCTTAATACCATCCGCAAGCTGCGGTTGATATTAAGGAACTTGTTTTTTACTTCTTGAAACAAGAAAAAAGCTCATGCTTATATGTCGCGTTTGCCGTGCAGCAAGTAATGTAAGCAGATGAGATGATAATAATGGCAAACACTAGACATTGGGTGGGTTCTATGGTATGCTGAGGTTACGTCGCCACCATTACATCCCATAAAGGAGATACACAATGTCAAAAGCACACGATAATCCCGCGCTGTCCAACGAATTTGACGCCATGATTACCGGAAAATACACCAATCTTTTTGAGCAAGTAAGCGGAACAGTCTTTAAGTCTTCGTTGCCGTTTATCGAGTATGTCAAGCCGCGTTGTGAAGTGGACGCCGGTGCACACTATTATTTACACTCAACATTTGACAACTACAAAACCGCCTCGATGACTGTGGATTTAAGCGAAGTGAGCGCGAACTGCTATGCGACCAAAGGTCCCAATAAAGGCAAGCAAACACGAAACGCATACATATGCTTGACGCCGACGACATCGAAAATGATTTGCGATATCGGTTTAGTGAAGGGCAGCGGTGAGAAATGGGCACCGTTTGCGTGGGGGAAAATTTGGGCGAAAGAAGGCAGCATAGAGTATTTCGTCAAAGATGGACTTGGCGAGCCGATTGACGGAACGCCGACCATCGAAGTTAAAGTCGAAAAATACAGCGACGATGACTATGATTATTTCAAAGCGGTGATGACTAACCTTGACGAGAATAATGTTATTTGCACATTAGTTGTTCGGGAAGATAAATGGACTATTTACAACAAAGATGATGAATTTGAACCATGGGGTCGTTTTGTGCGCTTTGCTTCGCTCGTTCCGATGATTCCGCCCTATGGTGTCAACGACACTGCCGACGGCAGCTACCTTGACGCAACTTTGCGTAATTGTAAAATTGGCGGCAAGACATGGACGGACAAAGAAATCGAGTTCGCATGGTCTATTCAAGATGAAAATGTGCCGCATATTGAGCTTTCTGCGATAACACCGACATCCATAGGCATTGACGCAGACAGAGTCATTATTAAGCACGAACATCAAGTGCATTAAAAGCGCTATATTGATCCCATAAGACAAGGATTACATTGACTATGAGGGAGGCGTATACCGTCGAAAATGAGATGCCGCAAATATGCAAAATGACGATGGCGCAAACCGTTGCCACGTATTGGTTTTGCCAAGGATCTTAATCCTCACGCCGCCATTAAGAAAGAAATCCAAACACTCAACTGTTTCGTATCGGTAGGGTGTTTGGGTTTGTTGTTGGAGCCGAACAAAAAGGGTGTGTATGCGTTGGCCATATCTTGCCATACCAGGCGATGTTTCCTAAAAAAATGTTGAAATTTATGTTTATAATACCAAAATTTGAAAGAAAGCATTTACAAGTTGCAAAAAAAGTGTTATAATATAAGAAACGGAGAAATAAATGACAAAAATAGACATTGAACTCTAAAATTAGAGTTGGGAGGCACCTATGCAAAGGAGCATGAAAATTATTACTTGTGAAGATAATAGGCAAGAACAGCAGATATATACAGAGTATTTGCACGCTCTCGGGGAGAAGCATAGCGTTAGGATTGAGTTGACTGTTTACAATTCGGCAAATGTTCTACTTTCAGAAGCACAAAAGGCTGATATTTCGGCAGACTTAATTTATATGGACATCAATATGCCCGGCATTACCGGAGCTGAAGCGGCAATAAAGTTGCGCGAATTGGGGTATCAGAATGACATCGTGTTTCTGACCGCGTCTAAAGAGCATTTCCGTGGTGCGTTTGATGTGCAGGCCTTGCATTATATCGTCAAGGGTGAAACCAGCATGGCGGAATTTGAAAAGATTTTTTTACGCGCTCTTCTCGCAAAAGGCGAAAGGAATCAAAAATATGTTGTCTACTGTGGTGGTGGAGAAACGCGGAATATACCGCTTGATAGCATTCAGTATTATGAAACACGTCGCGGCATTGTCACGGTGCATTACGATAAGGATAAGAGCTTTGAATTTCCGCAGGAGAACTTGCAGGAAATTGAAAATGATTTAGAGGGATACGGCTTTTTTAGGAATTATCGGTCATGTCTTGTCGCCCTATCGGCAATTGAGAGTATTGTCTATAATGAAATCACTTTGCATAACGGAAAAAAACTTCCACTGAGCCGCCATAAATACGCTGAGCTGAAAGCACTTATCAGACCCGGTAAGGGCAAAACGGTGAAGTAATGAGAAACGCGAGACTAAGGACTGTAAGTATCAGCACATTCACGATGCTGATATTTGTGGTGCTGATTTTGTTTTTAGTGCCGGCTGTGGCAGCGACGGAGTATAACTGCGCGGCAGGGCGCCATAGGTATAATGTGACTGTTCGTGAGCCTACCGCAACCGCGGATGGCGAGAGGTTGTATGTTTGCGAATTGTGCGGGCACCGCCATATTCGGATTTTGTTTGCGACGCAATGCAATTGGAGTGAATGGGTGATTGATGAGCATCCGACATGTACGCAACCGGGGCAACAGCACCGTGTTTGCACAACTACGTCTAACCACCACAGGGAGACACAAACCATCGCGGCGTTGGGGCATGACTTTGTATTGACAGCTTCTGTAAATCCAACTTGCACAACGGTTGGCACGAGAACGTATACTTGCCGGCGGTGCGGCCATGTTCGTACAGAGACGCTCGCGGCGCTGGGACATGAGCATGAGGTGACGGTGACTGATCCGACTTGTACAGATGAAGGCGCGAGAACCTATGCTTGCGCGCGGTGCGATGACAGCCGAACGGAAACATTCGGGGAGGCGTTGGGACATAGCTATGTAGAAGAAATTACTACGCAGCCAACGTATGATGAAGACGGCGTAAAAACATTTACCTGCGAGCATTGCGGCGATAGTTATACAGAATCTATCCCGGCGCTTGTGCGGGATGAGTATTATTATTATGAGCCGCATGAGTGCGAATTTATTCTGTATTCGGAACAGCCGCCTTGTTGTGAAGACGAGGGCTATAGTGTCTATATCTGCACCGTTTGCGGTGAAACTCGTATGGAAACCATCGCCGCTACGGGTCACGATTTCGGCGATTGGGTTACGGATAGAAATCCTACGTTGTTTCGCGCCGGTCGCCGTCATACGGCATGCGGCAATCCGGCTGAATGTCTTGTGTTTGAAATCATCCCGCGCTTAGTTACGCGAGAGTTGAATTACATTGATATGATAATGGCGCCTGTGAATCTGGGCTTTTTGATTTTTTTCATGCTGCTGTTGTTTTTTGACTTAGATGTTATTATATGGGATTTGCGCAAGCGCCTTAAAGCGAAAAAGGCTAAGAGGCTGAAAATTATCTGCGCGTTGTGCGCTGCGGCGTTGATGCTGTTTATCGTGATGATGCCGTTGATGCTTCTCTTGCTGATTTCAAACATGAGCTATATGAATTTGCTGGCATTTACTGCCATTGTGTCGATTGTATCCACCGGGGTTTGTCTGCGGCATTACTCGCACCGCCGGCGTATTGCGCTGAACGGAAGCCGAGGTGTCTATCAGGCAGGAAAACAGCATGGATTGCTGGTCAGCGGAAACAGAGTCAAAACATAGGATAGAATCAAAAAAAGCGACACATTTGTTTTGAAATGTGCCGCCTTTTTGTTGCTGCGCTCGTAAAAACTGCAATTCGGCTCTAATTTTCTGCAATTCAGCTGAAAAGCGTTTACAGAAAATGAAAAGTGTAGTATAGTATCCAACACGAAAGTTTTCCGAAATAAATTACGGTAAACAAGTTGTGCTCTTGGCCCAATGGGCGAATCTGCAATTCAGCCTGATTTTTCTGCAATTCAGTCGAAGACGAACATACAACGCAAAGTTTCGCGCTATACTGTTCAATAACGGGAAACAAACCGGCCAAATAGCTCGTTTGGGCAAGAAAACTGCAATTCAACCCCGAAAAACTGCAACTTAGCCGGAAAGTGTATACAAATATGAAAATGTGTGTTATGATGCGCAACAGTGTCACATGGATAGTTAGCAGAGACAGCAAAATCGCCCGTTTGGGTGTGGAAATTGCAATTCAGCCTGATTTTCCTGCAATTCAGCCGAAAAGGTTGACAAAGCGCAAAAGTTGTGTTACAGTGTCAAATAATTGAATATAAATTACGGTAACTCTGGTATAATATACAAACTATGTAAGTTTGATAAAGTGCGTAAAGGTAACCGAAGTTTCAAAACAAACAAGGAGAGTTTATTGTTATGCGACCAATTTATCTGAAAAATAATCTACAGGGCAGGACGATGACAGTCTTGCTTATCGTGCTGAGCGCTCTGATTATCTTTGCGGCTGTTGCGCTTGTGAGCACGACGTATGCCGACAGTGACGGGGTTGGTTATACGATGTACGCCGGAACGGAGTATACCGAGTACACCGAAGAGGAAACGCCTGCTGAGTACACGGAGTATACAGAGGATGCCGGCGAAAGCGGCGAGGAAACACCTGCTGAGCCTACAGAGACAGAGGGATCAGAAATCGGAGCGGGCGGCTACATCAGTGGAAATGGCGGCGGCTCCGAAGTTGAAAGCGGCGCAGACGTTGGGAACAACAACGAACAGGAAACCCTTGGCCCTGTGGCCGGTACAGTGCTCAGCATTCATGTTGGCGATGACGCCGCAATTACGATGAATCTGGCTGATACGAGATATTGTGCCGTACTCGATGGGCATTACCTTTATATTACGTTGCCGTCGATGACAATTGCGGCGACAGATATAAGCGTTACGCTGCCCGAGGGGTGGGAGCTAGACCGCATCAGTCACGGCATGACAGAGAGTAATGACGCCGGCGAGATGGAAACCCAACGGATAGGGCCTCAGCCGTACACCCTTGTTCGTATCAGACATACATGGCTTGACAGCACCGGCGAAACGCGCGTCGGTATTATGCCATTGGCAACATCACTGTCAGGTTGGACGAATCATGAGGTTAATAGCCATGCGACGTTATACCGCGCCATTACATACAGTACCACCCAACAATCGGATAACCGCATTATTGCGATAACCGGCAGTTTTAATATGACTACTGCGATAGCCATTCCTGCGGGTCGGCGCATCAAAATTGTATCGCGCGGCACAAACGTGAGCAACTGGACGCTGGCTGCCGGCTATCCGAGGCACACGATACAGCGCTACTCCGGAGGGGGTACTGACTGGAGGACCGGACGGCACTTTGTGATTCACAACGGCCCTAACCGGACCCTATCCAGCGGCACTTCCGCCCCACCGCATCGCCACCCCACCACGGAGTTGACTTTGGCGCATGTCATTTTGTGCGGAGATCCGAATGTGCCAAGCTTGACATCGGCTGTTACGTTTACCCGCGGCGGTGTGATTGGCGATGGCACTCACACTCGCTTCACCATGCAGAACGGTGCTATGATTCGGCGCTGCCGCACTACCGCCGAAACCGGCGGCGGCGGTGTGCAAATAAGGTTCGGCAACTTCACCATGCACGCCGGTGCTGTATTGGAAAACAACTTGGCAAGCAACAGCGGCGGCGGCCTCCAAATGCAAGGCGGCACGCACGTTATACATAACGGAACCTTCCGGCACAACAGCTCAAGGAGTGGCAGCGGCGGGGGTATCCAAGGGGTTCAGAATGCTGCAATTACGATACATAATGTTACTATTCACAACAATCGAGCTCAGTTGAACGGCGGTGGTTTGGCTCTTGATGGCGCTACCGCTACTATCAATAACGGCACTATTAGAAATAATGATGCTGTGGCGCGCGGCGGCGGCATACGCAACAACAATTCCACAATTACCATGCATAACGGTGTAATTTACGAAAATCGAGCTGCAGACAGCGGCGGCGTAGATATTACAAATGGCGGTCTCTTTGATATGCGCGGCGGTCACATCCGTACCAATGCTACGACGATAAATAATACACCCATTGCAACGGGCGGCGGCGTTGGTGTACATCTAGCCCCTGTCGCGAGATCCCGCTTCCACATGCGCGGCGGCGTTGTCGGCACCACCAACAATCCCATCGGTACGGCAGGAAACGCGGCGACGCGCGGCGGCGGTGTATGGGTTGGAACCGGCGGAGAATTTAGAATGTTTGCTTCTGCTGCGGACACTGCGCCTCGAGTTGATGGTAATCGGTCGACACTGGTTGCCACAGAAGGTGGCGGTGGTGTACATGTGGCCTCGGGTGGCTTTTTGATAATGGATAGCGGAACCGGTACCATTACCAGGAATACAGCCGCAGGCTCCGGCGGCGGCGTAAACGTAATGGGCGGCGGCAGTTTCACGATGGCCGGCGGTGCGGTTCAAAACAACACAGCTGCACGCACCGGCGGCGGTGTAGACGTGCTCGGCACATTTACAATGACCGGCGGTGTGATTCAGACCAATAATACGACAGATGGCAGCAATGCTGCCTTTGG
The window above is part of the Oscillospiraceae bacterium genome. Proteins encoded here:
- a CDS encoding BspA family leucine-rich repeat surface protein produces the protein MKKLTSLILTLCLLLSLAPAVAVGTTPAGTPFATHAGPLNLPNTNRSYWRLYSDETLVITQGTIERGISTTSPFAIVPTHVFPIRRVAFQGPTCAGTSLHSFFRGLHEVTGFYDLSYLDTSNVTTMARTFEGMSRLETLNLSNFDTRNVIDMTDMLAGMISLREITLGANFNFIGNVGLPPITPNATYTGLWTNGTLSLTSDELTTLANPQGTWVWQQRTGIDTLALQAVVALANLHTNSNLYTPASWTPFATARTAALTLLPDVNATQEQIDAATAALQTALDGLTRRAEFSLLQAMIGAVDRRHEVNYTPATWAALFAARTTAVEMVAALNATQQEVDAAFAELSATMHSLVPHPDRTTLQATLALANPRQELNYTPRSWAPFAPARVNAQAVLDNPNANQAEVNWATAALRDTMNALVIRADVTALQNLVNAANLRIEANYTTESWAHLVRALGYANAIINEPNESQAVVNARAAALQGALNALVHPIFDIQLIVEDEIVFSTETEGYAAISPRNVSIVNIGNQPTGEVTITLSGATPSAFTLSTTTIDNIAPYWSGSFTIAPALGLAPGIYTATVTVQTAHNTAQFDVTFTVHAIPPFRWSLWLLLRQVEVYHSRGFTPESWVPFAEARSHAQAVHDDPDAIQSQIDDAYDTLREARAGLDLMFLLWNPFEDIHRGQWFYYYVQAAFSNQIMLGTNPTTFSPYMSFSRAQAAVMFHRMMDDVEPIPFEPIFTDVHDERWHTDAIMWAAHNDLMRGVGYVAPSPGADSSDILGPAARWFDPHRDLMRVELAVFFHRYAAFLGHDTTVRQSERWSNYEDIHLLHSWGIDAMMWAEYHGLLSMRADNLLMPNAAAMRYEAAVVMTRFWDAFGW
- a CDS encoding LytTR family DNA-binding domain-containing protein, giving the protein MQRSMKIITCEDNRQEQQIYTEYLHALGEKHSVRIELTVYNSANVLLSEAQKADISADLIYMDINMPGITGAEAAIKLRELGYQNDIVFLTASKEHFRGAFDVQALHYIVKGETSMAEFEKIFLRALLAKGERNQKYVVYCGGGETRNIPLDSIQYYETRRGIVTVHYDKDKSFEFPQENLQEIENDLEGYGFFRNYRSCLVALSAIESIVYNEITLHNGKKLPLSRHKYAELKALIRPGKGKTVK